The window gctttaaTTTTAAGACGTCTAAGACTATATCTTACAATTATTAATAGCTATAATACAAATACCACTGAAAAGCTAATATTCTATACTTTTGGAAATTCACTAAAAGACTTTCTCTCTCCGATCAGGCACAAAGttaacacatatatatatatatataaaaactagttaaaaatttttgaaatgcccttatttaattaaatcaaacaaaatatcagGTAGCCCTTTTTTCCATTGACTTTCTGCATTCTCAATTACCCATAACTGAAGTCGCCTACAACAAAATGTCATGCGCTTGTTGCAGCTATGAATCACACTGAACATGCACTTTTGCACCTTGTCACTAGAATCAATAAAAAGGATCGGTTAAGGATTAAAGACCTCTGTTAAATTACTTGTTCAGGCACAATAGAATAGTAGAATAGCAGCAACAAGCTATTGGATTTTTGTTGATGATTGGAGGGAGGGGGGTGTTACAATATAgttgttgagagagagagagagagagagagagagagagtatggagggagagagagagagagagagagagagagagagagagagagagagaatgaatgaGGTCAGTTCTGCAGTTATCAGGAGATGTTAGGAGATGTTAGATGTAAAAATGTATGTTATATAGGTCCTGTGTATTTTCAATAACATAATAGGaggattttttgtttgtttgtataaCATGTTTAAGTGATGTACAAACTGATGCTGACATGAACCTAGAAATGCACTTTAGAAAAACACATCAGTCTCTATAAGCTTCCGCTGACACTTTAGATTAGAACTTCAATGTGTACTTGTGCTTAACAACAAAATGAAAGGTGAATgttaaacaaaagaaagattAAAAGATTACAAGGATTACATTACTAAAAGATGGTAATATTGACtctgaattacatgtattttgtatgatttttttcttttttgcatcATTTGCAAGGAAATGGGGGTGTGTGTTAAGGCAAAGGCACTTGATTACTCTAtagtataattataattacacATAAAGGTACCAAACTTATGCAAATCATATACACAGTAAAATTAAACTCGGTTATAGCAAAGTCCAAGGGACCAATGGAATATATTCGTTATATCcataattcgttatatctgtaTTATGAATTCGTTGTAACatctatagcgaattcactatatacatgttttctttcgcCAGACTATAATTTTAGCTAATTcaggcttaaaataaaattcattactttGATAACTATAATAATCCgattgtaaattgaaaaataaataaattcattcaaactttttttgttaactGGTAGGGCgaacttttttaaactgtaaagaaatttgtttttaaggtgTTAAAATAATTCGTaatatccgaattcgttataaatgtaaaattttgcaaagatttgttaagaattttaccggggactccaaaaaacttcgctatatccgaaaattcgctatatccgtgttcgtactaaaagAGTTTTACTGTAGCTTGAATGAAGAATGTTGACCTCccataaacagaaaattatttttttacacccccccccccccccatcttgaCATCACATCCATAGACCGAGAGACTTACATTGTTGACCCCCATGGCTTTTTTGATGAGGAAGCAGACCAGTCCAGTACCTGAGACGGCCAGCAGGGTTCCGTACCCCAACGCCTTGGATGCCCACTTCAACTCAGCTTGACCAATGTTTACctgtaacaaacaaaattagTGTGACTGGTCATAAAAAACAATGCACTAGTCAATCAAGAGTCATTTCCTTAATATGGTCAACTCTCTAAAACACAAACATGATGCGAAAATGAGATAAAATACCAGGTAGTTAATGTACCATAAGTATTCTAAAAGCGAGTTGAATTCCCCCATCAAAAACGATTCAAGTCTCTAGTTTGGAAGATAGCTAGGACATATGATCAACAATTTATTTTCATGGACAAGTAAAAATTTAACTTACCGTACGTTAAGTTAAAACATCAATTTTAATGTCATTcgcaaaaaatgtcaattttaggtattacatgtatatatatgaattttgttttctttcatatgCATCTTAATGTTTCATGTATGatcttcaaaaaaaatttgtaatggAAAATATTCGTTATGTAAATGATAAATTGCGTTAAAATTGTGCCGGCAGGGGTTTGaaaaattacttcgttatagccataaatttgttataaaccATGTTCGTTATATATTCAGTCTGGAAATATATAAGAGTTTTGGTGGGacgtgaaaaataatttgttatagcCGTAAAGTAGTTACATCTGTGTTCAGtatattcgagttttgctgtaaATTCTGATATGTTCAAATTAAGTCTTTAGgacaaatgatagaatatccCATATAGTTTCCCTCTCTTCAAACAACAATCATTTTTGTCTGACCACATACATTATGACCCCTACTAAACTCATATAATTCCAATATTCCAGTGGGTAGTAATTCAacattgatgatgatgatgatgatgatgatgatgataatgatgttgatgatgatgaagaaagGAAATGAAAGTTGATCGACTGCTCATAGTTTGTCTCTTTTGATACATGATATAATACATGACGTATATTACATGTTACTTGATATAATGAAGTGTCAACACCATGCATATTAAATTCACAgttattatataataatcaGATTCAGGACTTTTACATCACTGATATATAAGGACCTTTGGCCCTCAGGCTGATATTGGAATCTTGGTCAATATGAGATgttaatacacatttttttctctctaccATGTTTGCCTCAATCTGCAATGGATACACTCACGCAACAAAATTTTGAGATTTCACGTATTTAAAAGACACTGCAATGGGCATCACACAATTCTGTTGCAATAAAGTTATCAGTATTATTTAACAGAATCTTTTGCCTCTAAAAAGCTACCTCAAATGgattcatttattatataaaaacaggGTTAAACCCAAAAAGATTCTATAAAAGTTGGTATGGATTAGTAGATGAGGTTAGTATATCTATTGACTCTTTCAACTTAGAGATGCCAATTGCTAACATTCACATATCGATCATTCTGTGATCAGGGGCATGtcaatttattcattcattatttTCACATAAAACATTTTGGTCCAAAGATTCTAGTACACACGTACACATTGTGCAGATCAGTATGAGTGTGTCATGATACACTATAATCCCATTATTGAATAATTCATCCCCTGAAAGAAAATTCCTTGCCAGGACGTATCCCATAATGCCCTGAGTTTTCTGTCATTAAGAGTCCAATGATCGAAAATTCATCATCACAACAGGCCTCCTCTAGGAAcatagctctctctctctctcagcaatGCTTCCCAGAACAAAAAATCAATACCATTACAACAAGTTGCATCAAAGGCACTGTAGCTAGCTAGAGATCGAGTTAGTGTTTAGGAATATTACACACATCTTTTCTCCTAATCAATTCTCtgtgaacagaaaaaaaaatataccgtataaaaaaaacctccaAAATATAGAAACCTCTAAACAACCAAGGATTCGAGTCTTTGGCAGCTATTGGCTGGCGATTGTGTTGGCAGACATAACAAAGGCTCTCTGATAGTATATGGCAAACAGCGAATCAATAAGCATGGTTTACCATCACAATAAGGTAAGACGTATATATGTAACCATATAATGCAATATTTCAGCAGCTTCAAACTGTTAACTCGGGTGCTGGTGGAAGTATTAGGTATATACTGGTATACcaatgtaattatatatatttcggGCTGATCACATTTAACAGTAATGTATAATCTCATTACCTCGCTTTTTAAAGGACTGGAATTCCTAGTATGAATTAAGTAACTTCATAACACTATATAGTTACTTACAAAATTTCATCGCAGCAGGACTCATCGCAGCATAGTTGGCTTGTATTCGAAGATCTGGACAATCttattttaagatataaaattCATCATCCATTGTCTCaaagatgtttttttaaattatgtaaaaatggACAATCTTATCTAACAGCAACATTTGCTGTGTCAAGTACACATGGCCATTTTGATGTACTGTAAGCCATAGCAGGATCCATTCCATTCAAAACGAACGAAGAAATACTGCatattaataattatgaaaacaaagggaagtaaacaaaaacaatttcattatgACTGTGTGAGATTGAGTTAGAGATCACGGCACTGACTAACAAGTTGATACCAGATTTAATATCATGCTTCTCATGTCCCGGCTGgccaatatgtacatgtataatgtgcaGTTCTGGCAAAAACTGAGATCAGGAAAATTCTTCCATCATTTATCGATAATTTCTCCTCTATGATAtgccaaaatttaaaaaagaataaggatgtaaaattcaataaaaataaaacattgtgtGAGTGTGAGTGTAACATACTCCACTAGGTCATGCATATACTGGTAAGTATGTGTGCTACCTCTTTATGCCATCATATAAATAGTGAAAACCATAGTAAGTAATTTtacgtatacatatatattaaggGAATGAAACAGGATGAATGAAATACTGtcaaaccaaaattttcaaagcccccccccccccccccccaaaaaaaaaaaaaaaaaaaaattaataatacatttgCTAAGAAATGTATAGAATTGCTAGTTTGGCCAGTTTCGTAAGAATTAAACCTGCCTCTCTCAACAGGTGTGGAATAATTGCCTTAATGGGTCATTATAGCCCTCTTTGAATATAGATACAAACTGGTGTGTAGATTTACAGTGCCCATTAAatgacaaatgtttattttgaaagaaatattaTTCTTAGCGTCAACTGATGGTCGTATACAACAAAtgcttttaataaataaaatcatattgtaCATGACtgtgcatttaattaattttcaaataaaatgtaacaACTTTTGGTGAACAATTGATagctttatgatgtcatatatacaaaatatttgaacCATGTCATAtaatagatcctgtataaaaaaatcacCGCACATTCTTATGTCATCATTGAGCCCCTATGTAACAGGATGATTTAACAGttatatcacatattgagcattgcagttctcgagaagaagatcaGACTTAagtaattgtttatatatggatcataaacctacatcaaactttgagcCCCTTGCAAGGcccaagaattgtcctggggtcagaatcaaaacaattttaaagaatcaacaataagtaaaaccatatacattgtataataacatttgagtttttgtGAATTAAtcaaatgttttcctttgtgaaattggacccccccccccctccaatgtGGCACAACCATACTCCTGAAGATTgttaatacaattttgaaattttttaatataaactaTCTGAACTGACTAAAGTTTTTCTAAGCAAATTGTgttttagaagatttttaaagttgtttccgtatttattcctatgtaaaaatttgaaccccccaattgtggcctcatcctacccccagggatcatgatatGAATAAACTTAAACTTTctctacctgaagatgcttcatCACAAGtaacttaaaacttttttgcCCGAtctgtttctgagaagaagacttgtaaaatattttctctgtatattctgatgtgaaaatttgatcccccattgtggccccaccctacccccggggatcatgaatttatcaaacttgaatctacactacctaagaatgcttccacacaagatactacttttctggctgatcagtttcagtgaagaagatttttctctgtaTATAAACCATGTAAAAATTTTGACCACAAATTGTGATGCACTCTACTCCTTGGGATCATGATATGAACAAACTTAAAACTACACTACGACCGACCACCTGATGATGCTTCTATACAACTTACAGCTTctctggctgatcagtttcagaAATCAAGATTTTAacgatttactctatatatttccaagtaaaaatttgaccctcCCATTGTGTCCCTctctacccccagggatcatgattcaaacaaacttgaatttacattatctgagaatgcttccacacaagtttcagcttttctggccaaatgaagattttaaaaaaaaataccagcaaATTCTCAATGATCTtttattatctccccttgagaGAGGTTGTAGCCCTTCATTTTGACAAACATGAATTCCTAAGGAGCTTTGTGCCAACTTTACTTGAAATCGGCCTAGTGGTTCTGGAAaggaagttgaaaatgtaaaatgttgatgGACATTAGACAGACAGATGGGCAAACAGATGGATGAATAGACAGACAGATGTcagacaaaaggtgatcagaaaagctcacttgatttcagctcaggtgagctaaaaaaagtgTGGGTGATCAATCACACAAACtttatgtttttagaaaaaacttTGCTAACCAAAAGTTtaattgttacatgtagtattttagATTTGAAGATCATTTAATTAACAAACATTACCAAACAGATAATTTCCATTTTGTGTAATTCAGGTTGACGTGGTTGACGTATATATTTCAAACAGTATATAATATGCTagttaaaaacacattttggcAACTGGTCCTAACCTGTTTAACTCACCTGAGATATAGCACTGCCGTCACCTTTCTTGGCTGCTAATGCAAATGAACTCTTGAACTGGAAATATGTTGCAAATCCTACTATTGATGTCAAAAGAAATCCCTCtgaaaaggaaaacaaaaagtTCAGAACTTGCTACATCATATTAATATATGATATCTcataaattttgttatatagTGAGTTTTTTTTCAGGTTTTGATATATCGCAAATGGTGTAAAAATCTCATtgccaaaattgaaattttttatttttgcaaaaaattgtcaaatccGCATTAGAATAAATCTTTTAGGTGATAAAGTTGTTCAGTAAACCCACTGTTAGGGAGATTGATTTTTCAGTATATCTAAAACTTCTTGGGGAACAATTTCATTAAACTATAATGGGCAAGTGACCAATATTGCCAAGGACTAATTCTCCTATTGTTACGTTATTTTTctgacatatatataatttaagaaTTTGTTAGATCatattattaagtaaaatttatgCGATTAAGAAGGGGGCGAAGAGCGATACGACTGAGCCCCTTCTTAATCGCATAAATTTTACTAAATACGATCGAACATACTTACAACATAACCCACTTTTTCATTGGCTAATCAAAAGTTCTGCACCAATCAGACTTTATCTTTCTCTTATTTACGGCTCTCTTAACTGTCAATCAAAATGTGATTCGCTGTGAATTCAGAGAAATTCTTTACGATTAAAAACatcacttttaaaatatttagcaACTGCTAATTGGATGAAGAAGTTGATTATGTTCTAATGTGCTGATAAAATGATGTACCAATGCACAAGTGAGAAATGGTCCTTGGCGAAAACTGGTCGCATGCCAGTTGATTTAAAGTTACAGgaaaactaaatatgataccCAAGTCGTTGCATCTGATGTGCATTCATGCAAAtctatttaaacatttaaaatgaaaaatgaaatattttcacattttgcTCCAATTTATATCTAACTAAGATAAATTCTATCCGAAACCATAGAGCACAATGGCTTGCGTAGAAAAAGAAACATTGTTACAAAAGCAAGTACGGTGTACCTCAGAgaacataaaactataaaaaagcaTTACTGCAcctagatagaatgttctatcgttaaaatgacagatgtcctacggacccggtttaacgatagaattcgtcccatatactcgctttgtagcaaataaaaaaattatatcgcgCTGTATCTCGCCTAAATTGTcatatgattggtctcaaatacctacaatatttctcttttataaTCCCATATTACAACATTACCTGTTTTTGCAACAAAATCGCTGCCACTTTTAACATCATGTTTGAAAATTCGCTGTTTATGGTCgccatgttaatgataaaatccgAGACATTCCGAGTGCAATTTCCgacaaaatggcaggcaaattcaaacgCGTAATTTAACAAAATTCCTTGGTACGGCtctttaaatggatattttgttgaCTAAATGCATATTATTATGCatgttcaaaaaggtttgtaatgtgtaaaaatatgtttttcctctgcatataatattttacagaatGAAAATCGACGCGAAGCTGATCCGCTTCATggctgctacattgcaagtacatgggacgaattcttactgtgacctgagcATAGCCTGGTCacagtaagattattctttctacaCTGCACCCTATTATCAAAATTAACTGTCAAGCGCTTCAAAGTGCGGCAGTGTCATTTAAATCTAATAACACATGTGTCGACATGGAAGCAGttataaactgtttaaaattaattgtctTGTTAGCCTATAGCTAATACACTTCAGTTCAGTAGTGCAACATACTCTTTGACCTTGTGTAGGCttgacaataaacaaaatacatcgGCTTAATCGGTATAAACGAAATGAAAATCCACTTACTTTTcacgttttctttttttctgttccACCGTTCATCTGCAGATTCAGTGACAGTCGCGTAAGGTTTAGCATTCTGATCAATAGCCCCGTCTTTCCGATCAGCATGCACAACATGCTGTCTGGGCGTcgccatattgtttacaatgtcaaggtcattaaattttatttaacagaaattctaaaaacattgtttttctaCATTCAACGTAAATCTGAATACTTTTTGGAAAATTGAACGACAAGAATAACTTTAAtacattttcctttatattatatataattcacGCATGcgcaaataaatttattatcaaCAACAAGATTCTCGTTTCCTGTGTAACGAAAATCATGTCGAAATAACCGTGTGTGCCAAGAAACTGTTTAACAATTGATCTGTATCTGTATTTGTAGAAGAACAGACTTTGCAATGACAAGGTTTCTGACAAAAGTTCACCGTGGGAAATGGATACAGCTCCCCTGCCAGTGAAAGAGAGTTCCTATGTCGCGGTAGCCACGGACAGGGTGTCGGAATATTCGGACACGGGTTCCACAAAGAAAATGCCGAAAAAGATGATTCGGAAATGGGAAGTGTTCCCGGGGAGGAATAAATTCTGTTGTAATGGCCGGATTATGATGGCACGGCAGACTGGAATATTCTATTTCACGTGTATTCTGATAGTGGTAACCAGTGGCCTGTTTTTTGGCTTTGAGTGAGTGTGGATTATATATTGAGTGTTTTCTATGTCTACTGTAATCAGCCTgatcatgataatatcttatTGCTGGTGTGAGAAAGACATTGACCAGTAGCAAAGTACGGTAGTTATATGTAAAAAGCAGGTGCTTTATTAATATTCTAAACCCATTCAGGGTTACAACTGGAGTACTTAAATGCTCTTTTGCAGGGTAAATTGAcatagtttggtgaaatatgCTGTATGTAATGTCAATAGATCCCTTCAAAGTAAGAACaatactgctcttttgcagggcgaAAAATGACTTGGTGAACTATGACATTAACTGTTTCATAtatgtcatttaattatctaccaaCCAAAATTTTGGCTAAGTATATAaatttgccctgcaagagagcCGTACGGCAGTTATTTGTGAAGGGGTATATTGTTTGATTAACATCATCTAATTATAAACCAACTAAAACTTTGTCCCTCAAATTATATCAGTTTGCCAGTTGCATACACGGCAATTAAAGAGGTAAACCCCTTAAATACtcacaattgaaataaaaaatggaggGTCTCATTATGATAGTGGAAAAGCTACCTATAGTCtgtaacatgtatatttattccatATACTGGCCAGGGGCATGTTGAAATAAGGGCAAGTCTGAGATGTGTATCAATGGATGAATAATTTCAAACATGTCTAGGGGCTTGTAATGTAGTAGGTAGCATTACTTATCAGCAATAAATTTCGCTAAGTAAATTCATGTGATGTAAGGGAATATACTGGTAACAATGCAGATTGTGTGTACATGTAAGTGTTAATTGGTGCGTTAACTTATAGTTATAAATACTCTGTCTCGAAGATATCCTTGCATGATTGCATCACATTGTGCTAATTAAGTTAGTCAATATATCTACAAATACCTCAGAGTTCATACTATATGTATTCAATTTACTTGaacatgttgaataaataaataaaaagattttttgagaAACCCATCCCAGATCAGTCTTTAAGGATTAACaaaggacattttttttctgttcttgGTCAAATACACTGTATAATGGAATTCTCAGGGACAGGACACTTTAAAGTTCTAAATTAGTTGTAGCCTTACATGCCTAAGGGtagaaaaaatttcaataattaaataaactttcaacattgtttaaatcattttgatttatttaatctATAGAATCTGAATATAGAGATATGAAGAAAGAATGATAAAATGTTAcacccaatttttttcaaagcatgTACTAGAACAAGCTcaaagtttaatatatatatatatatatacatgtatgtataaccTAGTCTCTATTGACATTGCTTTAAGGATATGCAAAGTTCACCAAATGTAATCCCCCTACCTCAGCAAAGTGCTGATGATAAGAATTGAATTAAGCCtgtatttgttttatctttCAGCTGTCCTTACCTAGCAAAAAACGTAACGCCAGCTATTCCAGCATTTGGGATCGCCTTATTTATATTTGTGATGTCAACGCTATTCAGAACGAGTTTCAGTGATCCTGGGGTCATTCCTCGCGCATCTCCGGATGAGGCTGCCGACATTGAGAAACAGATAGGTCAGtctgttagagagagagagagagagagagagagagagagagagagagagagagagagagagagagagagagagagcattacAATCATCAAGAAATGGAATAATGAATTGACACATAGATCATGTTAGATGATTTTGCTTACTATAAGGTTGTATGTATGTACAATGAATGTAAATCTACAAGATAATATATTAGTTAACAAGATCTTTATTTAGGTGTGTAGGTATGGTCACTCAACCACTAAATCTGTTCATTCTATACTCTGGAACATACCATACCATCACAGCTGGTGTTTTATGCAATAAGTTTTATTGATAACAATGAGACTCTACTTATTATGGTTGTTTATTACAGGTAACATGCATTTAATatgtactgtaacacattcaaTTATGGTACAAGTCTGCTCTCtagatataaaaagaaaagacaGTGACACTACCTGTATGGTCCGAAGGGCAAGGACCGGCATTAATATAACAATATTGTCATTTCGTGAGCTCTTTATGACCCATTAATGGTGTCCTCAGTTACAACTTAAAGTTACAAAACAATTCTGTGAAAGTATTCCtgagagaagaaaaaaattgcaaacttgcTCCCTCCCACTTTTACTTTTACTCACTTGCACTGTGGATACGGTAGCCATGGTAACCAGATTGTGTTTATGTATTGTAGCTAAGGATATATGATATGTGAATGGAACTTTAGCACTATTACC is drawn from Crassostrea angulata isolate pt1a10 chromosome 5, ASM2561291v2, whole genome shotgun sequence and contains these coding sequences:
- the LOC128184178 gene encoding transmembrane protein 242-like codes for the protein MATPRQHVVHADRKDGAIDQNAKPYATVTESADERWNRKKENVKKGFLLTSIVGFATYFQFKSSFALAAKKGDGSAISQVNIGQAELKWASKALGYGTLLAVSGTGLVCFLIKKAMGVNNLDEFKQRMHEIFPQAKKSPSSGDESENIETVEDFIKYITEDRKKKSAPTNSESEHT